One uncultured Fibrobacter sp. DNA window includes the following coding sequences:
- a CDS encoding phosphomannomutase has protein sequence MSVSMQEVMKQSGVAFGTSGARGLVTAMTDRVCYVYARCFIKYCEASYKCEHTIAIAGDLRPSTERILKALVKAGEDSAWKVVYCGRIPSPAIALYGIDKALPTIMVTGSHIPADRNGIKFNHPKGEISKKDEQGIVSQAVDFDEGIFDAQGMLKNAPALPAVEAEAEENYCKRYPEFFGTKALSGLTIGVYQHSAVGRDIVVKVLESLGATVKPFARSETFIPVDTEAIRKEDEDLARDFAHKDFVDAIFSTDGDSDRPLLADDVGMWLRGDVLGILAAQALGVKRIATPVSCNTSLEKSGSFEKICRTRIGSPYVIAGMESLVDANDPSVSVAGYEANGGFLLQTDLTRKFEDGTRTLPALPTRDALLPMLAVMVMVREQKMCVVDLLKKLPKRFTLSDRLKEFPTETSKAKLAEIREQKLGAKLFGALTAVPSKFKPKDAPAPQPFHGEVVSIDETDGYRMEFDSGDIVHLRPSGNAPEFRCYVETESKDRSAELLSGCMKIMEGWRK, from the coding sequence ATGAGCGTTTCGATGCAAGAGGTGATGAAACAATCCGGCGTGGCGTTTGGCACGAGCGGTGCCCGTGGCTTGGTGACTGCGATGACGGACCGCGTTTGCTATGTGTATGCGCGTTGCTTTATCAAGTACTGCGAAGCAAGCTACAAGTGCGAGCACACGATCGCGATTGCGGGCGACCTGCGCCCCAGTACCGAACGCATCTTGAAGGCGCTTGTGAAGGCTGGCGAGGACAGTGCATGGAAGGTCGTGTACTGCGGTCGCATCCCGAGCCCAGCGATTGCGCTGTATGGCATTGACAAGGCGCTCCCGACCATCATGGTCACGGGGAGCCATATCCCGGCAGACCGTAACGGCATCAAGTTCAACCACCCGAAGGGCGAGATTTCCAAGAAGGACGAACAGGGAATCGTTTCGCAGGCGGTGGATTTTGACGAAGGCATTTTTGATGCGCAGGGCATGTTGAAGAATGCGCCCGCGCTCCCGGCAGTCGAAGCGGAAGCCGAAGAAAATTATTGCAAGCGTTATCCGGAATTTTTCGGCACGAAGGCGCTCTCGGGCCTCACCATCGGCGTGTACCAGCATTCTGCCGTGGGCCGCGACATCGTGGTGAAGGTGCTCGAAAGCCTGGGTGCTACGGTGAAGCCCTTCGCGCGCAGCGAGACGTTTATCCCGGTGGATACCGAGGCGATTCGCAAGGAAGACGAAGACCTTGCCCGCGACTTCGCGCACAAGGATTTCGTGGATGCGATTTTCAGCACGGACGGCGACAGCGACCGCCCGCTTTTGGCAGACGATGTTGGCATGTGGCTGCGTGGCGACGTGCTGGGCATCTTGGCTGCCCAGGCGCTTGGCGTCAAGCGCATTGCAACTCCGGTGAGTTGCAACACGTCGCTCGAAAAGTCCGGCAGCTTCGAGAAGATTTGTCGCACCCGCATCGGCAGCCCCTACGTGATTGCTGGCATGGAAAGCCTGGTCGACGCGAACGACCCGAGTGTTTCTGTCGCCGGTTACGAAGCGAACGGCGGATTCCTGCTGCAGACCGACCTCACGCGCAAATTCGAAGACGGCACCCGCACGCTGCCGGCACTCCCGACCCGCGATGCGCTTCTCCCGATGCTCGCTGTGATGGTGATGGTCCGCGAACAGAAGATGTGCGTCGTTGACCTGCTCAAGAAACTCCCGAAGCGCTTTACGCTCAGCGACCGCCTCAAGGAATTCCCGACCGAAACCTCGAAAGCGAAACTTGCCGAAATCCGCGAGCAGAAACTCGGCGCAAAGTTGTTCGGAGCGCTTACCGCAGTGCCTTCCAAGTTCAAGCCCAAGGATGCCCCCGCGCCGCAGCCGTTCCACGGTGAAGTTGTCTCCATCGACGAGACGGACGGCTATCGCATGGAATTCGATTCCGGCGATATCGTGCACCTGCGCCCGAGCGGCAACGCTCCCGAATTCCGCTGCTACGTGGAAACTGAGTCGAAGGACCGCTCCGCCGAACTCCTCTCCGGCTGCATGAAAATCATGGAAGGGTGGAGGAAATAG
- the mnmA gene encoding tRNA 2-thiouridine(34) synthase MnmA: protein MTKKVAVGLSGGVDSALAAFLLKQQGYEVIGMTMATWDGSIDMPHVEGREGCFGPGEDASIAEAKTVADRLGIPHHVVRISEEYKRQVLDYFRAEYRAGRTPNPCVRCNQYIKFGALQTAARRMGIDFDYFATGHYARLEFKNPDVPFLYAALDHGKDQTYFLSRLTAEQLSTVIFPLGGMTKVQVKELAKQIGWIDFATKKESMDFLECGDYSVLFDESDNVPGDFVDMQGKVLGQHKGIIHYTIGQRKGLNIGGQPEPLFVVAIDVKKNQVILGPRSALNCTEVSGVDLNLMVSENSPLLQGELTAHIRLGHKGAPAHIEALDTQKGLIRVRFDEPQFASAPGQVLVLYADAGVVASAIISH from the coding sequence ATGACAAAGAAGGTAGCAGTCGGACTTTCCGGCGGAGTGGACTCCGCCCTCGCCGCTTTCCTACTGAAACAGCAGGGTTACGAGGTCATCGGCATGACGATGGCCACGTGGGACGGTTCCATCGACATGCCGCACGTGGAAGGCCGCGAGGGCTGTTTTGGCCCCGGCGAAGATGCGAGCATTGCCGAAGCGAAGACGGTTGCCGACCGGCTCGGAATTCCGCATCACGTGGTACGCATTTCCGAGGAATACAAGCGCCAGGTGCTCGATTACTTCCGTGCGGAATACCGTGCCGGGCGCACCCCCAATCCGTGCGTGCGCTGCAATCAGTATATCAAGTTCGGTGCACTCCAGACGGCGGCCCGTCGCATGGGAATTGATTTCGACTACTTCGCCACCGGCCACTACGCCCGCCTCGAATTCAAGAACCCCGACGTTCCCTTTTTGTACGCAGCGCTCGACCACGGCAAGGACCAGACGTACTTCCTCTCGCGCCTTACCGCAGAACAGCTTTCGACAGTCATCTTCCCGTTGGGCGGCATGACGAAGGTGCAAGTCAAGGAACTCGCCAAGCAGATCGGCTGGATTGATTTCGCCACCAAGAAGGAGAGCATGGACTTCCTCGAATGCGGGGACTATTCCGTACTCTTCGACGAATCCGATAATGTTCCCGGCGACTTCGTGGATATGCAGGGCAAGGTGCTCGGCCAGCACAAGGGTATCATCCACTACACTATCGGCCAGCGCAAGGGCTTGAACATTGGCGGCCAGCCCGAGCCTCTCTTTGTGGTGGCGATTGACGTGAAAAAGAACCAGGTGATTCTCGGGCCCCGCAGCGCGCTGAACTGTACCGAAGTTTCCGGTGTAGACCTGAACCTGATGGTGTCGGAAAATTCTCCGCTGCTCCAGGGCGAACTGACTGCGCATATCCGCCTCGGCCACAAGGGCGCTCCCGCCCATATCGAGGCTCTCGACACGCAGAAGGGCCTTATCCGCGTCCGCTTCGACGAACCGCAATTCGCCTCGGCCCCGGGCCAGGTGCTCGTGCTCTATGCCGATGCAGGCGTCGTCGCCTCGGCCATAATAAGCCATTAA
- the nadA gene encoding quinolinate synthase NadA, whose protein sequence is MTADELFNRLNKIQPGAVLCHYTREKVDQMLPLINEINERKKDQDTVILAHSYCAPEIVLGVADYTGDSYKLSEDATKVPQKTILFSAVRFMGETAKILSPEKDVLIPGKLTGCSLADSITGKDVMALREKYPDHAFICYINTTADVKAACDVCVTSGNVMKIVEAYPNDKICFVPDKLMGQNIISEMESRGVKKDIVLYTGSCYVHETYDAELIQFFRSQNPGLKVVSHPECNPSAAFYSDFVGSTGQMVKYIDGLPPKSKVLLLTECGLNARMHYEHPDMEFIGSCSMCKYMKSNSLENILETLRHPEQANRVELDEDIRVKAKKCIDAMFHYANL, encoded by the coding sequence ATGACCGCAGACGAACTCTTCAACAGACTGAACAAGATCCAGCCAGGCGCTGTCCTTTGCCACTATACTAGGGAAAAGGTCGACCAGATGCTCCCGCTGATCAACGAAATCAACGAGCGCAAGAAGGACCAGGATACTGTCATCCTCGCACACAGCTATTGCGCTCCCGAAATCGTACTCGGCGTCGCCGACTACACGGGCGACAGCTACAAGCTCAGCGAAGATGCGACGAAGGTTCCGCAAAAGACGATTTTGTTCTCTGCGGTGCGTTTCATGGGCGAAACGGCCAAAATCTTGAGCCCCGAAAAGGACGTGCTCATCCCGGGCAAGCTTACCGGTTGTAGCCTTGCCGATTCCATTACCGGCAAAGACGTGATGGCGCTCCGCGAAAAGTATCCGGACCATGCCTTCATCTGCTACATCAACACCACCGCCGACGTGAAGGCGGCTTGCGACGTGTGCGTCACTAGCGGCAACGTGATGAAAATCGTGGAAGCCTACCCGAACGACAAGATTTGCTTTGTCCCCGACAAGCTCATGGGCCAGAACATCATCAGTGAAATGGAAAGCCGTGGCGTGAAGAAGGACATCGTGCTTTACACGGGCAGCTGCTACGTACACGAAACCTACGATGCCGAACTTATCCAGTTCTTCCGCAGCCAAAATCCGGGCCTCAAGGTGGTGAGCCACCCCGAATGCAACCCGTCTGCGGCATTCTACAGCGATTTTGTGGGCAGTACCGGTCAGATGGTCAAGTACATCGATGGTCTCCCGCCCAAGAGCAAGGTGCTTCTCCTTACGGAATGCGGCCTCAACGCCCGCATGCACTACGAGCATCCCGACATGGAATTCATCGGTAGCTGCAGCATGTGCAAGTACATGAAGTCCAATTCTCTCGAAAACATCCTCGAGACGCTGCGTCACCCTGAACAGGCGAACCGCGTGGAACTCGACGAGGACATCCGCGTGAAGGCCAAGAAGTGCATCGACGCGATGTTCCATTACGCAAACCTCTAG